One part of the Georgfuchsia toluolica genome encodes these proteins:
- a CDS encoding glycyl radical protein codes for MNQMLDAKVLEYRGKTLNFSPEDPAEAKLPAEDLHEHLQKPSTARTKRLKDRCRWKHASAGEFIEKSVTAGIERMRYLTEAHKASVGKPEVIRRALGLENVLNKSTLVLQQDEFIVGYHAEDPNMFPLYPELSHMAVDDYLKSDYSPQPAKEAAEINEYWKPHSLQSKCQPYFDMKDLGRMYQVSSMEAPSFASGYNSIVPPYETVLEDGLLARIRLAESHIAEAQKDMMTFPWNGTKGLDNIAKIDNWKAMVIACKAVISWARRHARLCKIVAEHFETDPKRQKELLEIADICQRVPAEPCKGLKDAMQAKFFTFLICHAIERYASGYAQKEDTLLWPYYKASVIDKSFQPMDHMGAVEMVEMERLKISEHGAGKSRAYREIFPGSNDLFILTVGGTLGDGSDACNDMTDAILEAAKRIRTAEPSIVFRYSKKNREKTLRWVFECVRDGLGYPSIKHDDIGTQQMKDYAKYSLTGNGATDEEAHSWVNVLCMSPGIAGRRKTQKTRSEGGGSIFPAKLLEITLNNGYDWSYADMQLGPQTGDIKTLKTFQDVWEAFRKQYQYAINLCISTKDVSRYFEARCLQMPFVSAIDDGCMELGAEANALSEQPNGWHNPITTIVAANSLVAIKKLVFDDKKYTLEQLNEALLSNWEGFEEMRTDFKKTPKWGNDDPYADEIIKNFYEDIIGGEMRKITNYSGGPVMPTGQAVGLYMEVGSRTGPTPDGRFGGEAADDGGISPYMGTDKKGPTAVLRSVSKVQKNQKANLLNQRLSVPIMRSKHGFDIWHSYMDTWHELNIDHVQFNVVSTDELKAAQREPEKHQDLIVRVSGYSARFVDIPTYGQNTIIARNEQDFSAADLEFLNVDI; via the coding sequence ATGAATCAAATGTTAGACGCAAAGGTATTGGAATACAGAGGGAAAACGCTTAATTTTTCCCCGGAAGATCCTGCGGAAGCAAAGTTACCGGCTGAAGATCTGCATGAACACCTACAGAAGCCCTCGACGGCGCGGACCAAGCGGCTCAAGGATCGCTGCCGCTGGAAACATGCTTCGGCTGGTGAGTTCATTGAAAAAAGCGTGACTGCCGGCATCGAGCGGATGCGCTATTTGACCGAAGCCCACAAGGCCAGCGTCGGCAAGCCGGAGGTGATCCGACGCGCGCTGGGTTTGGAGAATGTACTGAACAAATCTACCCTGGTGCTGCAGCAGGACGAATTCATCGTCGGCTATCACGCCGAAGACCCGAACATGTTCCCGCTTTATCCGGAACTGTCGCACATGGCAGTGGATGATTACCTGAAGAGCGATTACTCACCGCAGCCGGCCAAGGAAGCGGCCGAAATCAATGAATACTGGAAGCCGCACAGCCTGCAAAGCAAGTGCCAACCGTACTTTGACATGAAGGATCTGGGCCGTATGTACCAGGTCAGCAGCATGGAAGCTCCATCCTTCGCCTCCGGCTACAACAGCATTGTGCCGCCTTATGAAACCGTGCTGGAAGATGGCTTGCTGGCGCGCATCCGCCTTGCGGAAAGCCACATCGCCGAAGCCCAGAAGGATATGATGACCTTCCCCTGGAACGGCACCAAGGGACTCGACAATATCGCCAAGATCGACAACTGGAAAGCCATGGTCATCGCCTGCAAGGCGGTCATCAGCTGGGCACGGCGGCATGCGCGCTTGTGCAAGATTGTCGCGGAACATTTCGAGACAGATCCGAAACGCCAGAAAGAACTGCTCGAGATCGCCGACATTTGCCAGCGCGTGCCGGCCGAGCCCTGCAAGGGTCTGAAAGACGCCATGCAGGCGAAATTCTTCACCTTCCTCATCTGCCATGCCATCGAGCGCTACGCGAGCGGCTATGCGCAGAAGGAAGATACGCTGCTGTGGCCGTACTACAAGGCCAGCGTGATCGACAAGAGCTTCCAGCCGATGGATCACATGGGGGCTGTGGAAATGGTGGAAATGGAGCGACTGAAGATCTCCGAGCATGGCGCCGGAAAATCCCGCGCCTACCGGGAAATCTTCCCCGGCTCGAACGACTTGTTCATTCTGACGGTCGGCGGCACCCTCGGCGATGGCTCCGACGCCTGCAACGACATGACCGACGCCATCCTGGAAGCGGCCAAGCGCATCCGTACGGCCGAGCCCTCGATCGTCTTCCGCTATTCGAAGAAGAACCGGGAAAAGACCTTACGCTGGGTGTTCGAGTGCGTTCGCGATGGTCTCGGCTATCCCTCGATCAAGCACGACGACATTGGCACACAACAGATGAAGGACTATGCCAAGTACAGCCTGACCGGCAATGGCGCCACCGATGAGGAAGCGCACAGTTGGGTGAACGTGCTGTGCATGTCGCCGGGCATAGCCGGTCGCCGCAAGACACAGAAGACCCGCTCCGAAGGCGGCGGCTCGATCTTCCCGGCCAAACTTCTGGAAATCACGCTCAACAACGGCTACGATTGGTCGTACGCCGACATGCAACTTGGTCCTCAGACTGGCGATATCAAGACGCTGAAGACCTTCCAGGATGTTTGGGAGGCGTTCCGCAAGCAATACCAATACGCCATCAATCTGTGCATTAGCACCAAGGATGTCTCGCGCTATTTCGAGGCAAGGTGCCTGCAGATGCCTTTCGTTTCCGCCATCGATGACGGTTGCATGGAACTGGGAGCTGAAGCCAATGCACTGTCCGAGCAACCCAATGGTTGGCACAATCCGATCACAACGATCGTCGCGGCCAACTCGTTGGTTGCCATCAAGAAACTGGTGTTCGACGACAAGAAATACACCCTCGAGCAGCTCAACGAGGCGCTGCTGTCCAACTGGGAAGGCTTCGAGGAAATGCGCACTGATTTCAAGAAGACGCCAAAGTGGGGCAACGACGATCCCTATGCCGATGAAATCATCAAGAACTTCTACGAGGATATCATTGGCGGCGAGATGCGCAAGATCACCAACTACTCGGGCGGTCCGGTGATGCCGACCGGCCAGGCGGTGGGCTTGTACATGGAAGTCGGCTCACGCACCGGTCCGACGCCGGACGGTCGTTTCGGCGGCGAAGCTGCTGATGACGGTGGCATCTCACCCTATATGGGCACCGACAAGAAAGGTCCCACGGCGGTATTGCGTTCGGTTTCCAAGGTGCAGAAGAACCAGAAGGCCAATCTGCTGAACCAGCGCCTGTCTGTGCCGATCATGCGTTCCAAGCATGGCTTCGATATCTGGCACTCCTACATGGACACCTGGCATGAACTGAACATCGATCATGTCCAGTTCAATGTGGTGAGCACGGACGAACTGAAGGCAGCACAACGCGAACCCGAAAAGCATCAGGATTTGATCGTACGGGTTTCCGGCTACAGTGCGCGTTTCGTTGACATCCCAACCTATGGGCAAAATACCATCATCGCCCGCAATGAGCAGGATTTCAGCGCTGCAGACCTTGAGTTTCTGAATGTAGATATTTAA
- a CDS encoding benzylsuccinate synthase beta subunit family protein, translating to MEAKKNVQNQPHVEEGTTKPCKTCKWQTPDPTDPKRGQCTVNRHAMGGVWKRWLRDVEHLTCSRHEEGKLSFREHV from the coding sequence ATGGAAGCGAAAAAAAACGTACAGAACCAACCGCACGTTGAAGAAGGAACTACCAAGCCATGCAAGACTTGCAAGTGGCAAACACCGGATCCGACCGATCCGAAGCGCGGTCAGTGCACCGTCAACCGTCATGCGATGGGCGGCGTTTGGAAGAGATGGCTAAGAGACGTTGAGCATTTGACCTGTAGCCGTCATGAGGAAGGCAAACTAAGCTTCCGGGAGCACGTCTAG
- a CDS encoding benzylsuccinate synthase gamma subunit family protein, with amino-acid sequence MATCKECTQFFLIPEGADDYAAGKADCVMEKEDEKGKYWLSKPVFENTEQCDAFRMKR; translated from the coding sequence ATGGCAACGTGTAAGGAATGTACGCAATTTTTCTTGATCCCGGAAGGTGCGGACGATTATGCCGCCGGCAAAGCTGATTGCGTAATGGAAAAAGAAGACGAAAAGGGCAAGTATTGGCTTTCCAAGCCGGTATTCGAAAACACTGAACAGTGTGATGCCTTTCGCATGAAGCGTTAA
- a CDS encoding WD40/YVTN/BNR-like repeat-containing protein, translating to MMFLGGIGMQQITAMVLGWLNKPMPSSRALLLSAVLLNACTQVPDLSAMNAERAKPIQRYDTVQALAANGTAVVAGTQNGAVLVSADQGKTWSRKELGPFTSLIGLSSCPDGSFVGIDFNHKVWSSDARGTEWKSVALNKPRVPLVVACDAQGYWYVGGSRATIARSVDKGANWQVSDLGEDAQILAFAITGSQTGIALGEFGLVAKTDDGGATWKKGSRISADFYPYATVFLNSKEGYVSGGAGTALRTQDGGNTWNKIENATHASLYRLFLHEGKPYGVGPGGTIARLEDNVFLPVPYADAVSVFLGTGTSLPAQAAIVIGGPGGLVRVIDTPKLSEGKEHNG from the coding sequence ATGATGTTCTTGGGAGGAATTGGTATGCAGCAGATAACGGCAATGGTCTTAGGATGGTTGAATAAGCCTATGCCGAGCAGTCGAGCCCTCTTGTTGTCAGCCGTGTTGCTCAACGCTTGCACGCAAGTTCCTGACTTAAGCGCGATGAATGCTGAGCGAGCCAAGCCTATCCAGCGTTACGATACTGTGCAAGCACTGGCGGCGAATGGGACGGCAGTTGTCGCTGGAACGCAAAATGGTGCGGTGCTTGTCTCTGCTGACCAAGGCAAGACTTGGTCACGGAAAGAATTGGGCCCGTTCACCTCATTGATAGGACTGTCATCCTGTCCAGACGGGAGCTTCGTCGGGATCGACTTCAACCATAAGGTTTGGAGTTCGGATGCGCGGGGCACGGAGTGGAAGAGCGTCGCCTTAAATAAACCGCGCGTTCCGCTCGTGGTTGCTTGCGACGCACAAGGGTACTGGTACGTTGGCGGTTCTCGTGCCACGATTGCCAGGAGCGTTGATAAAGGAGCGAACTGGCAAGTCAGCGACCTCGGAGAAGATGCACAGATATTGGCGTTCGCAATTACTGGTAGCCAAACCGGGATTGCTCTGGGCGAGTTCGGCCTCGTTGCGAAGACAGATGACGGTGGTGCCACTTGGAAGAAAGGTTCGCGCATCAGCGCCGATTTCTACCCATACGCTACGGTCTTTTTGAACTCCAAGGAGGGCTACGTGAGCGGCGGTGCCGGCACTGCCCTGCGTACTCAGGACGGCGGGAATACATGGAACAAGATCGAGAATGCCACCCATGCCTCTTTGTACCGGCTCTTCCTGCACGAAGGTAAACCCTACGGTGTTGGCCCCGGCGGCACTATTGCCCGGTTGGAAGACAACGTTTTCCTGCCCGTGCCTTATGCGGATGCCGTCTCCGTATTTCTTGGAACTGGTACCTCGCTGCCTGCGCAAGCGGCCATAGTGATCGGCGGGCCAGGTGGCCTTGTCCGCGTCATCGACACCCCAAAATTAAGTGAAGGAAAAGAACACAATGGTTAG
- a CDS encoding IS5 family transposase (programmed frameshift), translating into MKQMTLAATRGLEKHNRTTRKAEFLSRMDGLMPWAGFCAPIEPYYPKVGNGRPPVGLERMLRMYCVANWFNLADEACEGALYDVAVFREFCRFDPGRERIPDATTLRNFRHLLEQHGRGAALFAKVGELLLASGMKLSGGTIVDATLIAAPSSVKNQDKSRDPEMHQTKKGNQWYFGMKLHIGTDSQSGRVHGASVTAANVHDSHEVPNLLHGEETRFHGNSACRGKAQRERLKDIAPKAKDFTNKRAHRNCPLTDADKETNRRKSSVRSRAEHPFPTLKRLRGFARVRYRGLAKNANRAFAMLAMLNVGKWGRPLTGEVRPA; encoded by the exons ATGAAGCAGATGACGCTGGCGGCGACACGAGGACTCGAGAAGCACAACCGGACGACGCGCAAGGCGGAGTTTCTGTCGCGCATGGACGGATTGATGCCGTGGGCCGGGTTTTGTGCGCCGATTGAACCGTATTACCCGAAGGTCGGGA ATGGTCGGCCGCCAGTCGGGCTGGAACGGATGCTGCGGATGTACTGCGTGGCCAACTGGTTCAACCTGGCGGACGAAGCCTGCGAAGGCGCGCTCTACGACGTGGCCGTGTTCCGGGAGTTCTGCCGGTTTGATCCGGGACGCGAACGGATACCGGATGCCACGACGCTGCGCAACTTCCGGCATCTGCTGGAACAGCACGGCCGGGGCGCGGCCCTGTTTGCCAAGGTCGGCGAATTGCTGCTGGCCAGCGGCATGAAACTGTCGGGGGGCACGATCGTCGATGCCACGCTGATCGCCGCACCGTCTTCCGTCAAGAACCAGGACAAGAGCCGTGATCCGGAGATGCACCAGACCAAGAAGGGCAACCAGTGGTACTTCGGCATGAAGCTTCACATTGGAACGGACAGCCAGAGCGGTCGGGTCCATGGCGCCAGCGTCACCGCCGCCAATGTCCATGACAGCCATGAAGTGCCGAACCTGCTGCATGGCGAGGAAACCCGCTTCCACGGTAACAGCGCCTGCCGGGGCAAGGCGCAGCGCGAACGACTCAAGGACATTGCGCCAAAGGCAAAGGACTTCACCAACAAACGTGCCCACCGGAACTGCCCGCTGACGGACGCCGACAAGGAGACCAACCGTCGCAAGTCCAGTGTGCGTTCCAGGGCCGAGCATCCGTTCCCGACCCTCAAGCGTCTCCGGGGCTTTGCCAGGGTGCGCTATCGCGGCCTGGCGAAGAACGCCAACCGGGCCTTCGCCATGCTGGCAATGCTCAACGTCGGCAAATGGGGACGGCCTCTGACGGGAGAGGTGCGTCCAGCATGA
- the bssD gene encoding [benzylsuccinate synthase]-activating enzyme, whose amino-acid sequence MKIPLITEIQRFSLQDGPGFRTTVFLKGCPLKCPWCHNPETQRPTKEFYYNQARCVSCGRCVAVCPSGASSLVQGPGKDLVLQLDRSKCINCMRCVAVCLTEARESVGKTMSMEDILQEVLSDEPFYRNSGGGVTISGGDPLLYPAFTLGLAKRIKQRNVHVAIETSCFPKSWKTIQPLLNFVDLFIVDLKSMNPQKHADVIGWPLKPILDNIERLIESHAHVRIHIPVIPGFNDSQQDFDDYIAYLSQYSKQLEGVDILNYHVYGEGKYISLGREKEYQYMGVKENPPEKVLPLARGLKLAGISSVTIGGLVGITESRNTSSRDAGMQCVA is encoded by the coding sequence ATGAAAATTCCTTTGATCACTGAAATACAGCGATTTAGCCTACAGGACGGGCCAGGATTCAGAACTACTGTCTTTTTGAAAGGTTGCCCACTGAAATGCCCGTGGTGCCACAACCCGGAAACGCAACGCCCAACCAAGGAGTTTTATTACAATCAGGCCCGCTGCGTCAGTTGCGGACGCTGTGTGGCGGTATGTCCGTCAGGCGCCTCCTCGCTCGTTCAGGGACCTGGAAAAGATTTGGTGCTTCAGCTGGATCGTTCGAAATGCATTAACTGCATGCGCTGTGTAGCCGTATGCCTGACTGAAGCGCGCGAGTCTGTTGGCAAAACGATGTCGATGGAAGATATTTTGCAGGAAGTCCTGTCGGATGAGCCGTTCTACCGCAACAGTGGCGGCGGAGTGACCATCAGCGGCGGCGATCCTTTGCTTTATCCGGCATTCACGCTGGGACTGGCGAAACGTATCAAGCAAAGAAATGTTCATGTTGCGATCGAGACATCTTGCTTCCCGAAAAGCTGGAAGACTATCCAGCCTTTATTGAATTTCGTGGACTTGTTTATCGTCGATTTGAAATCGATGAATCCACAAAAACATGCTGATGTGATTGGCTGGCCACTCAAGCCGATACTCGACAATATTGAACGACTGATCGAGTCCCACGCGCATGTCCGTATCCACATTCCGGTCATCCCTGGTTTTAATGATTCGCAACAGGATTTTGACGATTACATAGCCTATCTCTCTCAATATTCGAAGCAGCTGGAAGGCGTGGATATCCTTAATTATCACGTCTACGGAGAAGGCAAATATATCTCCCTGGGCAGGGAAAAAGAATACCAGTACATGGGCGTGAAGGAAAACCCGCCCGAGAAGGTATTGCCGCTAGCGAGGGGTCTGAAGCTCGCCGGCATCAGCAGCGTCACAATTGGTGGTCTGGTTGGTATCACGGAGAGCAGAAACACAAGCAGTCGTGATGCCGGTATGCAGTGTGTTGCGTAG